A window of the Pseudoalteromonas sp. A25 genome harbors these coding sequences:
- the mutH gene encoding DNA mismatch repair endonuclease MutH gives MNKPQPPKSITELMQRVESIAGLTLGELAMRYQFKSPEHLLREKGWPGQLLEYVLGASAGSKPVPDFEHLGIELKSLPIDYNGKPLETTYVSVVPLTNLTGIKWENSTVKKKLNHVLWLPVLAERDIQPVNRTIGCGFLWQPSQPQEALLKRDWEEQMELITLGRVDEISGHLGQVMQIRPKAANSRVTTNAIGPNGKLIKTLPRGFYLKTSFTQGILRQEFTA, from the coding sequence ATGAATAAACCACAGCCCCCCAAGTCCATCACAGAACTGATGCAAAGAGTAGAAAGCATAGCTGGGTTGACTTTAGGCGAACTTGCTATGCGCTACCAATTCAAGAGCCCTGAGCATTTACTGCGGGAAAAAGGTTGGCCAGGTCAACTATTAGAATATGTACTAGGCGCAAGTGCAGGTTCAAAACCCGTGCCCGACTTTGAGCATTTAGGTATTGAGCTAAAATCTTTACCTATCGATTATAATGGCAAGCCACTTGAAACCACCTATGTATCTGTCGTTCCACTGACCAATTTAACTGGCATCAAATGGGAAAATAGCACTGTAAAAAAGAAACTCAACCATGTACTTTGGTTACCAGTTCTTGCTGAACGTGATATTCAACCAGTAAATCGTACTATCGGGTGTGGCTTTTTATGGCAACCCTCTCAACCTCAAGAGGCGCTGTTAAAAAGAGATTGGGAAGAACAAATGGAACTCATTACCCTTGGCCGCGTTGATGAAATTTCAGGGCACTTAGGACAAGTGATGCAAATTCGCCCCAAAGCAGCCAACAGCCGAGTAACGACCAACGCTATCGGCCCAAATGGCAAACTCATAAAAACCCTACCAAGAGGCTTTTACTTAAAAACCAGCTTTACCCAAGGCATTTTACGGCAAGAATTTACTGCCTAA
- the rppH gene encoding RNA pyrophosphohydrolase, which yields MIDAEGFRANVGIVICNNQGQVFWARRFGQHSWQFPQGGVDEGETPEQTMYRELHEEVGLKPEDVEIVASSKHWLRYKLPKRLIRRDSSPVCIGQKQKWFLLKLRCKDEDVDLLHTHHPEFDDWRWVSYWYPVRQVVSFKRDVYRRVMKEFAPFAMPFNRKEPQAKETANWRHRR from the coding sequence GTGATTGATGCCGAAGGTTTTCGTGCCAATGTCGGAATTGTGATCTGTAATAATCAAGGTCAAGTATTTTGGGCTCGGCGCTTTGGACAGCATTCTTGGCAGTTTCCACAAGGCGGCGTAGATGAGGGGGAAACTCCTGAGCAAACAATGTACAGAGAGCTGCATGAAGAGGTGGGTCTAAAACCCGAAGATGTAGAAATAGTAGCAAGCTCTAAGCATTGGCTTCGTTATAAGCTACCCAAACGCTTGATCCGTAGAGATTCAAGTCCGGTTTGTATTGGTCAAAAGCAAAAATGGTTTTTATTGAAACTCAGGTGTAAAGACGAGGATGTGGACTTGCTTCACACCCACCATCCAGAGTTTGACGATTGGCGATGGGTAAGTTATTGGTATCCTGTTCGCCAAGTGGTGTCTTTTAAAAGGGATGTGTACAGGCGAGTTATGAAAGAATTTGCGCCTTTTGCAATGCCCTTTAATAGAAAAGAGCCTCAAGCAAAAGAAACAGCAAATTGGCGGCATCGTCGCTAA
- a CDS encoding serine hydrolase domain-containing protein, translated as MTKYSLKISAVLLLFFSIIFLTACNNENKLDFDSFVEQQLSELLISENAQVASIAVVSDNYHYQKHFGQFADGTKPNGDTVYEIASITKTYTGLLLAKAVKDRKVQLDEDIRVYLDGENYLNLQYSGTPITLRHLATHRSALPQEFAFTREDISAGKAFELLSNYSDATFFEDLRSYQLTSSPGDRYQYSNVGTELVRYILESVYKQPFSMLVAKFITDKSGEAQTKFRLTRDEISKITKGTDSQGELAPLLSPYSYAEGGLTSTVSSISSYMHYLLNSSSAEVALSQTILAGSHRAHGHAFFWNTYKYGSDKPMFYHSGGSIGSSSWLALYPKQRLGIFIVTNVAAGNTQEKLNDISNAIVDKYEQVAQVQ; from the coding sequence TTGACCAAGTACTCACTAAAAATATCAGCAGTGCTTTTGTTGTTCTTTTCCATCATTTTTTTGACTGCCTGTAATAATGAAAACAAGCTAGACTTTGACTCATTTGTAGAGCAGCAACTCTCTGAGTTGTTAATTTCAGAAAATGCCCAAGTCGCGTCGATAGCTGTTGTTAGTGATAATTACCATTATCAAAAACACTTTGGTCAATTTGCAGATGGTACAAAACCTAATGGCGATACTGTATATGAAATCGCCTCTATTACTAAAACATATACAGGTTTACTCCTTGCAAAGGCGGTAAAAGATAGAAAAGTGCAATTAGATGAAGATATTAGAGTGTATTTAGACGGTGAAAACTATCTAAATCTGCAATACTCTGGCACGCCAATTACTTTGCGTCACTTGGCAACACATAGAAGCGCTCTGCCTCAAGAGTTTGCTTTTACTCGTGAGGATATAAGTGCCGGCAAGGCTTTTGAGTTACTATCGAATTACTCTGACGCGACGTTTTTTGAAGATTTAAGATCATATCAACTTACTTCATCGCCAGGAGATAGATATCAATATTCAAATGTGGGTACTGAACTTGTCAGGTACATACTAGAGAGCGTTTACAAACAGCCTTTTTCGATGCTTGTTGCTAAGTTCATTACTGATAAATCTGGTGAAGCGCAAACGAAGTTTCGCCTCACTCGAGATGAAATTAGCAAGATTACCAAAGGAACAGATAGCCAAGGTGAACTCGCCCCATTGCTTAGCCCTTATTCCTATGCAGAGGGTGGACTAACATCTACAGTCAGTTCAATATCAAGCTATATGCATTATTTACTCAACTCCTCATCGGCTGAAGTGGCGTTGTCACAAACGATACTTGCAGGTAGTCATCGTGCCCATGGTCATGCATTCTTTTGGAATACTTATAAATACGGTTCAGACAAGCCAATGTTTTATCATAGTGGAGGCTCAATTGGTTCGTCTAGCTGGTTAGCGCTTTACCCTAAGCAGCGACTTGGTATATTTATTGTCACTAATGTTGCCGCTGGTAACACACAAGAAAAACTAAATGATATTTCTAATGCGATTGTTGATAAATATGAGCAAGTTGCCCAAGTTCAGTAA